Proteins from one Anthonomus grandis grandis chromosome 8, icAntGran1.3, whole genome shotgun sequence genomic window:
- the LOC126739534 gene encoding cyclin-dependent kinase 2-interacting protein-like, which yields MSKKTPKRPSLDLNLNTGFSSVTLHKSPAAQSPQKNLTGPPRVIRDIIADLYNNIQRWNSLHIKGCSIVKEIASVKADTPKTYSTRLEECITSLYAVVEGLKINNDVFSKLVTQVYAFGRLPNIDDTVFFSLSASNIAERCVEVCEAYKKEFQAKQYILENIAYTRTTNDVMFLAAYWTHQLNITDKVNFVLKSLLVESGHRPVQ from the exons atgagtaaaaaaacaccaaaaagACCTTCACTAGACTTAAACCTTAATACAGGCTTTTCATCAGTAACAT TACACAAGAGCCCTGCCGCACAATCTCCCCAAAAAAACCTCACAGGACCCCCTCGGGTGATCCGAGACATTATAGCTGATCTATACAATAATATCCAGAGATGGAATTCTTTACATATAAAAGGCTGCAGTATAGTTAAGGAGATAGCATCAGTAAAAGCTGATACCCCAAAAACTTACTCGACTAGATTAGAAGAATGTATCACCTCTTTATATGCTGTGGTTGAAGGTTTGAAAATCAACAATGATGTGTTTAGCAAACTCGTTACTCAAGTGTATGCATTTGGTAGGCTACCAAATATTGATGATAcagtatttttttcattaagtgCATCGAATATTGCCGAGAGGTGTGTTGAAGTCTGTGAAGCTTACAAGAAAGAATTTCAG GCcaaacaatatattttagagaATATTGCCTATACAAGAACTACCAATGATGTCATGTTCCTTGCCGCCTACTGGACACACCAACTCAATATCACTGATAAGGttaattttgtgttaaaatcgttgttggttgaatcTGGCCATAGGCCTGTGCAATAA